The region GCGTCCTGGACATCGGCTACCGCACGGTCGACAGCCCGGTCGGGCGGCTGCTGCTGGCGGCCACCGAGGCGGGGCTCGTGCGCGTCGCCTACGCCAGCGAGGACCACGACGGGGTGCTCGCCGGGCTCGCCGCGGCCGTGAGCCCGCGGATCCTCAACGCACCGGCCCGCCTCGACGCCGTCGCCAGGCAGCTCGACGAGTACTTCGCGCGCAGCCGCAAGCATTTCGACCTGCGTCTGGACCTGCGCCTGTCGAAGGGCTTCCGCCGCCAGGTGCTCGCGCACCTGCCGGAGATCGGCTACGGGCGCACCGAGAGCTACGCGCAGGTGGCCGCCGCTTCGGGCAGCCCGAAGGCGGTCCGCGCGGTCGGCACCGCGTGCGCGACCAACCCGCTGCCGATCGTGGTCCCCTGCCACCGGGTCGTCCGCTCCGACGGCTCGTTCGGCGGCTACGTCGGCGGACCCGAGACCAAGCGGGCGCTGCTGGACCTTGAGGGAGCGGCATGAACGACCGGACCGCATTCGCCGACCGCGTCGACCAGGCGGACTGGGACGCGGTGTACGCCGAGATCGACGACTACGGGTGCGCGCTGCTCCCCCAGTTGCTCACCGCGGGCGAAGCCGCCGAGATCGCCCGGCTCTACGACGAGCCCGAAAACTTCCGCACGACCGTCGACATGGGCAGGCACCGCTTCGGCAAGGGCGAGTACCGGTACTTCCGGGAACCCTTCCCGCAGGCGGTGGCCGAACTCCGCAGCGCGCTGTACCGGCGCCTGCTACCGCTCGCCCGCGACTGGAACAGCAGGCTCGGGCGCGATGCGCGGTGGCCCGACACGCTGGAGGAATGGCTGGCCGAGTGCCACCGCGCGGGCCAGTCCAAGCCGACGCCGATCCTCCTGCGCTACGACGCGGGCGGGTGGAACGCGCTGCACCGCGACCTCTTCGGCGAGAAGGTCTTCCCGCTGCAGGTCGTGGTCAACCTCAGCGAGCCCGGCGCCGACCACACCGGCGGCGAGTTCCTGCTGGTCGAGCAGCGTCCGCGCGCGCAGTCCCGGGGCACCGCGACGCTGATCCCGCACGGACGCGGGCTGGTGTTCACCACCCGGGACCGGCCGGTGCGCTCGTCGCGTGGCTGGTCGGCCGCCCCGGTGCGCCACGGCGTCTCGGCGGTGCGCTCCGGACGTAGGCACACCCTGGGCCTGGTCTTCCACGACGCGGCCTGACCGCGCTCACCGGCCCAGCGGGACGCGCGGGCCGCGCGGATCGGCGGGCGCCAGGCAACTGGTCAGCGGGTCGACGAGCGAGCAGAACGCGGGCGGCTGGACCAGCGCGTGCCCGGCCGGGGCGCCGCCGTCGGCGATCACCTGCCGGTAGGCGCCGACGGCGTCGGTCGGTCTGCGCGTGAGCGCCGGATCACCCAGCGCGTCCACTGTGTACAGACCGAAGCGCGGCCGGTAGCTGCCCCACTCGTAGTTGTCGGTGATGCTCCAGTAGTTGTAGCCGATGACGTCGATTCCGTCGGCCTTCGCCCGCTGCACCCAGAAGACCGTGTCGCGCAGGGCAGCCGCGCGGGTGTAGCCGTCCTCGCGCGGCTTGGCGTCGTCGGTCGGCATCCCGTTCTCCACGACGTAGAGCGGCAGGCCGGGATAGCGGTCGGCGTAGAAGCGCAGCGCGTCGTAGATGCCCTCGGGCTGCAACCGCACCTTCCAGAAGTCCGCCCAGGCGGCGTGGATCGCGCTGAGGTTCCCCAGCGCGAGGCCGTAGTAGTAGTCGATGCCGACGAAGTCGAGCTTGTCGCGCACCTGGTCCATGAACCACAGGTCGGTCACGGCGTTGAAGCCCGACAGGAAGGCCTGGTTGCTCGTGACCTTCCCGGTCGGGTCGATGCGGTGGACCAGGTCGTAGGCCCGCCGGTGCGCCCGCACCACGTTGGCCTGCGCCCGGGGCAGCCGGAACACGTCGAGCGCGCCGATCTCCATCTCCCGCTGCAGGAAGATGACCGGCTCGTTGATGGTCACCCACAGCGCTCCGGCTCCCCGGTAGCGCTGCACGATCGCTGCGCTGAAGGCGAGCCAGTCCTCGACCGTCCGGTCGTCGGTCCAGCCGCCCTGGTCGGCCACCCAGCCCGGGTGGACCCAGTGGTTGAGCGTGATCATCGGCGTCATCCCGGCGTCGGTGATCCGACGCACCACGTCGTCGTAGTACGCGAGCTCCGCCTCGTCCCAGACCCCGGGGGCCGGTTGCACCCGGGCCCATTCCACCCCGAACCGGTAGGTGTTGACGCCCATGTCCCTGGCCAGCCGGATGTCCTCGGGATAGCGGTGGCGGAAGTCGGCGGC is a window of Saccharopolyspora erythraea NRRL 2338 DNA encoding:
- a CDS encoding glycoside hydrolase family 1 protein, with amino-acid sequence MLGLVFRSAVVGLVAVLVSSLSTAPASAAGWSRSFYWGVASSGYQTEGSPPDSNWSRYVGAGRGEVDPYADAADFRHRYPEDIRLARDMGVNTYRFGVEWARVQPAPGVWDEAELAYYDDVVRRITDAGMTPMITLNHWVHPGWVADQGGWTDDRTVEDWLAFSAAIVQRYRGAGALWVTINEPVIFLQREMEIGALDVFRLPRAQANVVRAHRRAYDLVHRIDPTGKVTSNQAFLSGFNAVTDLWFMDQVRDKLDFVGIDYYYGLALGNLSAIHAAWADFWKVRLQPEGIYDALRFYADRYPGLPLYVVENGMPTDDAKPREDGYTRAAALRDTVFWVQRAKADGIDVIGYNYWSITDNYEWGSYRPRFGLYTVDALGDPALTRRPTDAVGAYRQVIADGGAPAGHALVQPPAFCSLVDPLTSCLAPADPRGPRVPLGR
- a CDS encoding methylated-DNA--[protein]-cysteine S-methyltransferase, with the translated sequence MTSSPDPGAERLFASLPPNDDDAHARLHARLVEAAQREGVLDIGYRTVDSPVGRLLLAATEAGLVRVAYASEDHDGVLAGLAAAVSPRILNAPARLDAVARQLDEYFARSRKHFDLRLDLRLSKGFRRQVLAHLPEIGYGRTESYAQVAAASGSPKAVRAVGTACATNPLPIVVPCHRVVRSDGSFGGYVGGPETKRALLDLEGAA
- a CDS encoding 2OG-Fe(II) oxygenase, encoding MNDRTAFADRVDQADWDAVYAEIDDYGCALLPQLLTAGEAAEIARLYDEPENFRTTVDMGRHRFGKGEYRYFREPFPQAVAELRSALYRRLLPLARDWNSRLGRDARWPDTLEEWLAECHRAGQSKPTPILLRYDAGGWNALHRDLFGEKVFPLQVVVNLSEPGADHTGGEFLLVEQRPRAQSRGTATLIPHGRGLVFTTRDRPVRSSRGWSAAPVRHGVSAVRSGRRHTLGLVFHDAA